A region from the Andrena cerasifolii isolate SP2316 chromosome 9, iyAndCera1_principal, whole genome shotgun sequence genome encodes:
- the Tre1 gene encoding trapped in endoderm 1, which translates to MDSPVTNGTIFGVALGGESLKHFPRGVTITAAVCAIIFSIVGVAGNLVTVIALLKYTRLRRHATTAFVISLSISDLIFSAVNLPLTASRYFNEAWVLGETLCKIFPLFFYGNVAVSLLSMVAITINRYILISRSDIYAQLYTTQRIILMLIVIWTLSFSLLLPPLLGFWGTLGLEPTTFSCTILKKNGTSPKKFLFVLGFIVPCVVISVSYLCIYWRVRKSRKNLEAHAGISRRKAGGFQRREDSRVTRLMLTIFLCFLLCFMPLMLANVIEDKIKIPILHVIASILAWASSVVNPFIYAGTNKLYREAYKQILCPASSKTPTIGPKPTHSHSSKVSSPQTT; encoded by the exons ATGGACAGCCCTGTGACAAATGGCACGATTTTCGGTGTCGCGTTGGGAGGCGAGAGTCTGAAGCACTTTCCTCGGGGAGTTACCATCACGGCGGCTGTTTGCGCGATAATTTTCAGCATCGTTGGAGTCGCGG gtAATTTGGTAACAGTAATTGCACTGTTAAAGTACACAAGACTGAGACGACACGCAACCACTGCCTTCGTGATAAGTCTCAGCATTTCGGACTTGATTTTCTCTGCTGTGAATTTGCCATTAACAGCGAGCAGATATTTCAACGAGGCGTGGGTGCTGGGCGAAACGCTATGCAAAATATTCCCGCTCTTCTTTTACGGGAACGTCGCAGTATCTTTGCTCAGTATGGTGGCGATTACGATCAATCG GTACATACTCATTTCGAGATCAGACATATACGCTCAACTGTACACCACGCAGCGCATAATCCTGATGCTGATCGTCATTTGGACACTGAGTTTCTCCCTGCTGTTGCCGCCACTGCTCGGCTTTTGGGGCACTTTAGGTCTGGAGCCGACCACCTTCTCCTGCACGATTCTCAAGAAGAACGGCACCAGCCCGAAGAAGTTCCTCTTCGTGCTGGGATTCATCGTGCCCTGCGTGGTCATCAGCGTCTCCTACCTGTGCATTTATTGGCGCGTCAGGAAGAGCAGGAAGAACCTGGAGGCCCATGCAGGTATCTCCAGAAGGAAAGCAGGCGGCTTTCAACGCAGAGAGGACTCGAGGGTCACCAGACTCATGCTGACGATATTCCTCTGCTTCCTTTTGTGCTTCATGCCGTTGATGCTGGCCAACGTGATCGAAGACAAGATCAAGATACCGATTCTCCACGTGATCGCCTCGATCCTGGCATGGGCCTCGTCCGTGGTCAACCCGTTCATCTACGCTGGCACCAATAAGCTCTACAGGGAGGCATACAAGCAGATTTTGTGCCCAGCTTCCAGTAAAACGCCGACGATCGGCCCGAAACCAACGCACTCGCACTCGAGCAAAGTCTCCTCGCCACAAACCACCTGA